The nucleotide window TATCAGGCCCATAACCATCCTGAGAACCAACAAGCACAGCCATGTATTCAGGGAGTTTTGGAAGGTACTTCTTTGGAACCTCCACAACTATTGCATTTCTAGCCGGATCAGCGGAGATCTTCATCTCTCCCTGATAATTGGTACCATCTGGCAGTACTATTATGTTTCCATAGTTC belongs to Thermococcus sp. EP1 and includes:
- a CDS encoding glucodextranase DOMON-like domain-containing protein encodes the protein QIIEAYFDFKDGGNTSAIKMFPDGPGSNVNLDSDHPWDLAIRVAGWNYGNIIVLPDGTNYQGEMKISADPARNAIVVEVPKKYLPKLPEYMAVLVGSQDGYGPD